DNA sequence from the Lycium barbarum isolate Lr01 chromosome 5, ASM1917538v2, whole genome shotgun sequence genome:
cttaatcattttcgcgaagagaacaattggatgcaaatacgttaccttagggtagaatatgatgaacatggtagcacaagatttagatctaAGTGAgattcggactgtgagatgttcgatgaagattaatatttttttatataaagtaagtaggtagggtcataaagaccaccCCCTCCCAACTAGGGGTACATGGGGATTTGccactatataagtagccctttctgttgttattagactacaacgtatttaatgtcgagtagtagaaacgcagcttggtctttactcctaccaaaagaaccaaatagcagtgatgatgagagttcaaatcatagcagtttttcgagtgatgacagtgatttcaaactagacgagctaaatccccaccttctttgtcacgccctgaaccatggcctgggcgaaacacgacactcggtgccttactgcatgtgaccgagcgaaccacatggcttgctgaatcatcatgaggcataacatgagcggaatataacgtgaatgcatgatgagcctttataaaacatagtaagtcataatacttaataaaaatacttgtttaaacatgagtgcggaaataacatgaatgaaacaaaatggctatacgactccgaatgtctgatataacctaactgacttgtctagtctatgaaacctctatcatgagtctgactggaaaacatacttactgggacaaggcccccagcataccttagatgcataactaatcataaaacaaaagttgactaaaccccgaatgagatggggctcaccaataagctgatacgaatgctgtcctattgagcagatgtgtcgttctgtatatcagtacctgcatcgtgaaatacaggcccccgggcaataaaaggggacgtcagcacattgaatgtactggtatgtaaagcaactgaaagaaataacacgggacatggaataacatgataaaaactgaaactgaaaacctggacatgagcatgagcatgagcatgagtacatatatatataacataagtaaaacatgataagtagggagagcatttcataaaccgacacatgatatcaccacatggatacgtggagtctggtacctcgccggaccagcagagcccctataccttgccagggtataaggtggtaacgtgcctgatggatccattcagtgtaaaattaaggtatcatcctaactgggcggagcgatccttgtcctatggtggctacatagtttcaggctatctgagccttctcggtaattcgtgcaactctcaaaaacatgaacataatatagttggctaagaagcccatgattttcgtgaattaacttgtacttgtcttgtaatcatgatttcacgaaataacttgtaaacatggtttcatgaaataacttgtaaatatggtttcatgaaataacttgtatttagtatgtatgtatcttgtatcatagcatgaaagtaattatacaatatagttgcatgaaaacttgtagacatgtaggatattcatgaaataatcatccttagtcaaaaacatgcatgcaagaacccatggaatacaaaatatgggttttcatggattacagatagattctcaataatcataatgagtatcaagaacacaatgatagaataatagcaattcaaacataatatagtcatagacatggacctagggttatcatgagcatagtatagaatagaaaccctagttttgtaaagtttcatactttatggattaggaggcgtggggaagaacaatgatgttcccacacgtagatagtaactctacataccttagtcgctccaaaacttgaattaaagacttgagctttgaagaaggtTTCCAAAATCTtggattcttgaaccttgagatgggttttcttgaaaaccctagtttaggaatgataatttcttgtttagattacaaggataggtattagaattgacttggaataattagagtaggcttaccttggtgatGATGGAGgggggtaggaggtcgttctagggcttgaaggaatgaaaaataattatttgaactgatacggacgaatatatactgttctggaaaattaaaatttCGGCCCAGTTAactactggccgtattttgaaatacgggccgtattttgaaatacgggccgtattttgaaatactggccgtattttgaaatacggactccacaacgtctcttcagtaaaatggccataactctttgcacagatgtccgtttgacccctataatataccgttggaaaggtatttcaaagatatacaactttcatcaaggaagttttcccaaattccaaatacgttttgaaatacgggccgtattttgaaatacagtccgtatttaaccatatgacatccaactgccaaattccagaatgctcagaaatccttggtaaccgtttacgacttgaattacgggccgtatactgaaatacggtcactgtttatgggcgtaaaccaccatcttacaacagAACAGGGAATTTTCAATTtctacattctttatctgattttctaaatctaggatcatggtcaaagcttaggttaaaggtacggggtgttactttcttatagagcgtaatgatgatttctgcaatgtgaaatattcagatccgcgagaatattattgtggtttacgccgagaatggtcacatcagcttcccgaatcagaacgtcttgttcgtgacttggaaaatatcaacgctccaatcccaacaaggtactcaataaccatgccactagtaggtccagaaacttgcgagcttgcagtacaaaggattagaaaagaaaacaacagaatgctggcaagacgttgtagattttacatgctaaagttggccgaagaacaagcatcatcaaccgaaagagaactaacatctactgaaaaaagatgtgccttaagaaaccgccaatatttttctgaccacgatattgaggacttctattctgatgaagaTTAGGAGTTATTTAAGttcttttaaaattttgactcatgcggttaatttgtgttgttagtttatgatgaagtcatcaataagaaaaaaaattagtaagtttttaatttcttttgattgTTTAAGGCTATTATTAATTTCCAGCAAAGTGTGTTGAAGGGGTgaaaatggaggaaatgaaagagaagagTGTGCTGAAAAATGGCTAAGTGGGGAAGAGAAGGCACTCCATTTTTCTCCATGGAAGTTGGTTTGAACTCTTCAGCCTCTAGGTTGTCATTGATAAAATAAGAACAAGAAGAgaaaaaacttacttcggggcactttagaacccctaaaacacgatccaaacgtttagttaTACTTGAtataatgagccgacattattgtacgtaaAAAAAGATAATAAgatctatataaaatattgatatttcggggttttgaaacatgactaatctttgcccaaagtatggaaataACGTGGTTTTGataggtttaaaaaaaaaagtagcctttcacgcacataatctgtgcgtgaaacctagttatgtattttgttttttttgtgttagttttttttttcatactaaAAAAGTCGCGGACTCATTTTCTTCGTATGCAATTGCATGTTCTACTCTTTGTTTTACTTATGTTTTAAATTTTaccttttcttttgcttttctcAATCTTCCAATTTCTGAAATATTGCATTAGGTCACGATTGAAGAAGAATGTGGGTCAGTGAGTCGGAGTTGAATATTGGTCAGAGATAAGAAGGATAAGATAATGAAAGTAGAAGACGGGTGGGCCGAAGGGGGATTGGGTGCAGGGGCGGACCTTGCATATTGTATGTGAGTTCACGAGAATTGAGTAGTTTTTGCTCGAACCTTATATATATTAAAACATTTTGTATGGAAAAttaaataacaacaataacatacctagTGTATTGCCACAAGTGGGATCTGTTTGAAAAGTTGTCTTACATAATTACTAGCAATTCACATCGAGTGTAGTTGTTTCCTCTCAATTACACACAATTATACCCAAGTCCAATTTATGGTGACTTTCTAAGCATGCttaaatatctataaatatataattatgaaGAAAATTATTGTCGTATATTAATTATAAGTTGTTGTaaaaattcataaattttaaattctgaatccgctTCTAACTGAATGGATGTGGTGAGTCGTCTGTAAAGTGTACAAATGGGCCCAAAGCCTCACATAACTTTCATTTTTTTGTGTGGATTACCCTTGAAAGGCACTGGTCTTAATTTTTGGAGTccagaaccaaaatgccccccaaaAATCACTTTGACggagtaatttactgcgctaaagcagttcacgaaGACGGAGctgttaactgctttagcgcagtattttactgcgttatagaagctaTTAAAAAACAATTCAAtgacgcagtaaaatactgtgttatagaaacagtatcaaaaaaaaaaaaaattagccaactttattttttgaaacacttagtgttttttttcatactttgaccaatgattagtcgtgtgtcaagattccgaaacgtcaatattttatatagaacctgatatttttttctgcgtacaataatgtaggctcaacacatcaaggatacgtaaacgttcggatcatcattttaggggttgaaaaggtgcctgaaataagttttgtttgtaaactttaggtttaagtgttctatatacatagacgtccatttttgtttgaagacttgttatcattagcttaaagttttttatttttagggtttagatttaagtgtgttattttttaaagcgtaactttatttcgaatatacgcggttttttgcgctcggacgtccgatttatgcgatttttttttttgcaacatattcgaaagaaagtttcgcattaaaaaataacacacttaagcaACTTAGTGTTTTGTttcataaaaagatcgcaacaacttattttaataaatcttttctttgcagccttagtgtttttttcatactttgaccaacgattagttgtgtgtcaagactccgaaacgtcaatattttatatagaatctgatttttttttttttgcgtactataatgtaggctcaatacatcaaggatacgtaaacattcggatcgtcgtttcaggggttgaaaaggtacccgaagtaagttttgtttaagatttaagtgttttattttttaaggttttaatttaagcgtgttattttttaatcaagacataactttattttgagtataaatataattctaaaaaaaaatagttgtaaagtggtcaaactttagatggtcataactttgcgctcggacgtccgttttacgtattttttttttaacttgcgtattttttcgagatctatacGGACAAACCCCGCAAGGctgtttggccgagccgatttttaaaaaaacacattTTATCCCATTTAATTTCAATTTTCTCCCAAATTGGCCTgatattttcagttttatttacttataagatgatgatacgcaatagatttcaacgtaaaaatcctgGGGTAATGTAGTTGTGAATGTCAATTACACTTCTGCGAgttcaattttttaaaataaagctgactaattttctcgacatataaagttgactaaaataaccttacagtcaaacactaagttttttcaaacaaaacttacttcgggcaccttttcaacccctaaaatgacgatccgaacgtatacgtatccttgatgtattgagcctacattattgtacgcagaaaaaaatatcaggttctatataaaatattaacgtttcggagtcttgacacacgactaatcgttggtcaaagtatgaaaaaacacacacactaagtgttgcaaaaaaaaaaaaaatttgccaaatttttttttagtgcttgctattttactgcgctatacaaaaaaaataaaaattctttagctcagtaaaatactgcgctaaagcagttaaaaaTCTTTTGGCAACGACTTTATTTTCAATAAAtgtaaaccctaaaaataaaaaaccttaagctaatgacaacaagtcttcaaacaaaaatagatgtttatgtatatagaacacttaaatccaaagtttacaaataaaacttacttcgggcaccttttcaacccctaaaatgtcgatccgaacgtttacgtatccttgatgtattgagcctacattattgtacgcagaaaaaaatatcaggttctatataaaatattgacgtttcggattcttgacacacgactaatcattggtcaaagtattgaaaaaaacactaagtcttgcaaaaaataaagctggccaatttttttatttttttggtactgtttctataacgcagtattttactgcgctatagatTTTTTTTAACTACTTCTATAGCGCAGCAAAATAcagcgctaaagcagttaacggctccgtctccgtgaactgctttagcgcagtattttactgctcTAAAGGTAGtattgtaacttttttttttgttggggtattttggttcaaaatggttttttttttttgggcattttgTTTCCGGACtctaatttttgcccctcaaattgttggtctttaatttttatccttcgcttaGAAAAGTAATCGAAAATACCTgaggttccaggttcgaacctcATTCAGTTAAAAATTTAAACAAATTCGCAAAAcaaagtttggattcgcaaggcactCTGCCTTAAGGGTAGAAACTTCACTTTGCATTGCGAATTTAagctctgtcttgcgattttttttaaatttttaactgAGCGAGGATTCAaatacaaaaattaaaattttttaggcaaagggtaaaaattaaagacaagcaatttgaggggcaaaaattaaagaccacccccaaataagagcaatcgtgcaaattgcctcATAACTTTTGTTGGTTACCTCATACCCAAAGTAAAAAATTTCCAAATAGGTAATGAATGAGCTAAGCACACAAGTCATCAACGCAACATTTATGAGTTGACGGATAAAGAGGACCCAAATGTTTGGAGATGACAAATACTGACGGCCACCACAAAGCCACGTGTCAAGTAGTGGGGGAGTAGGCTCCGCTAAACCTGTAGCTGTACTGATCTGACTCAATTAGTTGTAGTTTTTGATACGCAAATCCAAATTCTTATGTCTACTCATGTCTTAAACCCTCTTAAATTCTCCTCTAGTCATTTAATTTCTCCGCTTTATGTCCTTTTCTTACAATAACTCATTTTTAAGTTTTTGATACAGTCTTCTTGGATacttttgggtgtgtttggtatgaagaaaacaattactccctccgtctcaatttgtttgacacttatcatttttttaaaagtcaaaTAAGTTATTTTTTGTccctaattttttttatatgttttttaaatattttaaattattaattatgatgACTTATTCTTTTTACGttgttttcaaatatgtaaattttatttataatttttttaagatTCTATGTTGAAACACACAGTCAAAATTAAaatgtttgactctcgaaaagtaaAAAATGTCAAATAAATTAGGATAGAGGGAGTAACAAAAATTATTTTGCAAAGTAGTAGATATAATTTAGACAAATATTATGAGAATGAGGTGACATAAAGGATAAAGGGGATGTGCGGGAGTGGGGGATGGTAAAGGGTCGGGGGTGAGAGACAGTGGTGGGCACAGGTGGAGCTAAAGGTAGCTACGAGTTAGGCCGAACTTTGCAACTATGGTTCAAACAATgtatttatattaaaaaattactaaatatgtacaaattatcaATATAGAACCCATTAATTTGAAAATGCCCTCTTGCAATTTGAAGAGAAGAAAATTACTTTTTCAGATCTCGTatttttttcagatctcttatgcggaaaaaaatgaagatctcttgtaaaatggtcataaaactaaaaaataatTGTTAACACTAAAAACCCATTTCTCTCATCAAGAACTCATGAATTTTACAATATGGCTCCGCCTCTAAACTGGCGATATGATGATGGGGTGGTGGGGGTAAGGAGAAGACAATCAGCATGAAATATTATTAATGAAACTTGTTTTTTCTATTATTCACACTAAAAAcatcatttttcttattttaaagaactttaattttttttttaaaaaaaatcagaatATTTTAACCAGCCAACATGAAAATTGAAGAATATTTTTCTCcaccataccaaacacacccctaATGCTTATCACCTCTTCTGGATGTTTGATGCAGCAAGCATAATTTTGTGTATAAAATGTACACTAACTGATCTTTTaccctcttacaatttgaatggAACAAAATGACTTTCTCAAATctcttatatatatttttttttctaaatttctTATATATAAAAAATGAAGATATCTCGTAAAAGAACcataaaattaaaacaaattGTAAAAGCCCAAAAAATCATTTCCCCAAATCTGAATAACAGAAAATACTATTTTTGACAAAAGAACAAAATACTGGAAGCACTATTAATTTTGACTTAGGTATTCTTTAATTCTTGAAAACTATTCCCCCCTACTTCTCCCCTTATCATTTCTCTTCATAATATAATTCCTCTGTTTACAAGTTCAAAACATGCTAGCTTTAAGAGGGTAATTAGTTAAGATCTATATGAGaaatcaatatgaagatccagtGTGATGTGTGTGAGAAAGCTGCAGCTACTGTGATTTGTTGTGCTGATGAGGCAGCTTTGTGCACAAAATGTGACATTGAAGTGCATGCAGCCCACAAATTGGCTAGTAAACACCAAAGGCTTCTTCTTCACTCCCTCTCCAACAAACTTCCTCTTTGTGACATTTGCCAAGTAAGCAAATTTTCTATAACCTTTTAAATGGAACTAAGCTTGTTATATCATTATGTTGTTAGTTGGTGTTTGACTACATCTGCTTAGAATTAGTATAGTTAAAGAAACTAGTCAGATTGGGATTAGTCATAGTTTGATGGCAAGGGCTACTTAAAACTTTTCCACTGTTGGCTTATATAATGTTAAGAAAATGGCCCTTAGGTCTCACTCAACTGAAAGATAACTTATGAGGTGAGGATTGTTCAAAATTATATAAGGATATAATAGTCATTTCCTCAACCTTTGGGGACAATCTAACACCCCTCAGTACATCCAGGCTAAGTATGTCCAGGCTAACTGGAGCGCGGATAATATAACATGTAGTTTGATATTAGGAAACATAATTTCATGGATGAGTTAGTATTAAGAAAATAGACCTTGAGCCTAACTTTATCACAAAAGATAGCTCATGAGGTGAGAATTGTCAATACCATATAAGGAGAACAACTCATTCTCTCAACCATTGTGGAACAATCTAACATAGAAAAGGGAGAGAATAAGGAGAGAAGAATAGCTGATGGTTTTTGCCTTATTACATGGATTGTGGTGCTGACTCTTTACGCAttgatttttggtgaaatgttATGAATATTGAAATGAGAGTCGTCTGTTCCCCTAGTGCAGATATCTTGTAGTTGTACTTCTAGAGATTGTTGATTAGTTTATCCCTTCCCTGCCATTATTGTAAGTTTGGAAGTCAAGTGATAATTTCTGATCTGCAAGGCATTGGAGAAGGGAGCAATGTGGCCTTCAAATTGCTGAAGAATGTGTTAGGCTAGCAGTGAAATGAATTATGAGAGATAAGAGTACAACAATAACGCGACCTAGATATTCTGACCAATGAAAGGTTCTCCAATTGTGGAGAAACGAATATATAAGAAACACCTATCAGGTTTGGAATTGAAAGGAAAAATACTTTGTTTGGGTAGTAGGTTTGAGAGGCTTACAAGTTAGTAAGAAGATCGAAATTATGAATCAATTGTAGTCTAGTCAGTTAGGATACTCGGTTTCACCCTAGAGACCAGGGTTCGATTCCAAAAATTTGTCGCGAACTAGCCTGATATTGTGGCATAGTTGCTGATCTATACCAAAGAAATTTTAGTCAAATTTCCCCTACTGATGTTGAGATGACTCACCTTCCATTAAGTATATCCTTTATAGTCTTTCTAACTATGTTCAACCATGGATCAATATCTCCAGTCAAAGCTAAGACTCTGGATAACTCGTAAATTTAATGCTTCAGAGCTTAGTGTTTATGTAACATGTGTTAAAGCAGTAGTAAACCTAAGGCGTGTAGCAGTCAAATAAATACAAAGTGTATTTGTTAAGCATTTCTGATATGACCTCCGAAAAACTTAATTATCAGCATTTACGTTAAACTATTCTTGAATGCAGGTGAAAACAGCCTTCATTTTCTGTGTTGAGGATAGAGCTCTATTTTGTAATGAGTGCGATGAGCCAATTCATTCAGCAAGCAGCTTATCTGCAAAGCACCAACGCTTCCTAGCCACTGGAATTCGAGTAGGTTTAAGCTCAACCTGCATTAATGATACTCTAAAAAGCCAAATGGAGCGACAACCTCCCAAGCAGAATGCTCAGCAGGTTTCCATTAAAACAGCTCCGCAGGCTTTGTCAAATATCACATCGCCATCTTGGGCTGTTGATGACCTAGTAGGATTTTCAGAATACGAGTCCAATCACAAGGTTAGAGAGACTTGCtcgattttatttttatttggtgtttatttatCTGGCTTGATGATGACATGAGTTGAGCTTAAATGGAATAATGatgattcatatagccgaccctGATTTTTTTGGGACTGAGGTGCAGCTGTCGGTGTTGTTATGCTATGACTCTCCCTAATAGgggacttttttttttatcaagaagCCTAAACTATTCGATCTCAATGGTATACCAGTTATCAAATTTGAGACACACTTACATGAAGTTGTGGCAACCAATCATTCTAGAGAACTATCTCATTGTTCTTTGTGCCCCCATTTTGACAAATATTGATACATTGTTTCATTCTCTACAGAAGGAGCAACAACTTGAACTCGGCGAACTTGAGTGGTTGAGAGAAGTTGGTCTGTGTGGTGAACGACCGGTAGCTGAAGTACCTGAGCTAATGTATGGATCTCCATACAAGCCGACCAAGTTCTACTACACGCCTCATAAAAAACCCAGAATAGAA
Encoded proteins:
- the LOC132640718 gene encoding B-box zinc finger protein 24-like, with product MKIQCDVCEKAAATVICCADEAALCTKCDIEVHAAHKLASKHQRLLLHSLSNKLPLCDICQVKTAFIFCVEDRALFCNECDEPIHSASSLSAKHQRFLATGIRVGLSSTCINDTLKSQMERQPPKQNAQQVSIKTAPQALSNITSPSWAVDDLVGFSEYESNHKKEQQLELGELEWLREVGLCGERPVAEVPELMYGSPYKPTKFYYTPHKKPRIEIPDDDEYSTVPDLG